Within the Salvelinus alpinus chromosome 38, SLU_Salpinus.1, whole genome shotgun sequence genome, the region AAACGCTTAAAATCAACGTCAGAATacgcatagagagaaaagtgcataaccCGGGTCGGAATCTGGGCCTTACTCAAaacgactcacagctgtaattgctgccgaaGGTGTTTATAACATGTACTGATTGACTCAGGTGGGTGAATACTTAGCTAATTTATGTGCGTTGATAGTGGTTAATTAATTGATgttattgtttatatttttattcttccactttgacatgagtaTTTTGTGCAGATTGACAAAAATGGGCAAATCAAATCCATCCCAATCTCACTGGGTAACACAatcaaatgtgaagaaatccaagggggtgaatacttatgatagGCGCTGTAGCCTATTACATTTCAAGCCCAAATCATCTTATACAATTTTAAACCATAGACAATAACCCAGTACATGTTTGTCTACTTCTAAGGTATTCATCGACATTTCCATAACTACAATTAtccgtggaggctgctgaggggaggacggctcattataatggctggaatggagtgcatggaatgttatcaaacacatggaagccACGTGTTTGttaccattccattaattccggTCCATCCATTACTATGAGATGTCCGCCCCTCAGAATCCTCCACTGGTGGATTCATTCTTTGTGAGATTACTAGATGAGATGACCATTGCACCATATGAATGAATATAGACCTACCATTGCCATCTTTGGGCGTTTCTGTAATTTTATCCTCTTATTCGGGGCTCAAAActactacactgaacaataaaATCCCCAACATTTTCCAGATGCACAAAAAGGCTATTTCTCAATCTTGTGCGcaaattggtttacatccctgctagtgagcatttctcctttgtcaagataatccatccaattgacaggtgtggcatatcaagaagctgattaaacagcatgatcattacacaggtgttccttgttctagggacaataaaaggccactctaaaacgtGCAGTTTGGTCACgtaacataatgccacagatgtctcaagttgagggagcatgcaattggcatgctgattgctgGAATGTCCGCCAgcgctgttgtcagagaatttgatgttaatttctctaccattagccgcctccaacgtcattttagagaatttgtcagtacaaccgcagaccacgtggatggcatcatgtgggcgagcggtttgctgatgtcaacattgtgaacagattgCCCCACGGTGGCGGTGGGAtaaggtatgggcaggcataaattacagacaacgaacacaattgcgtttcatcgatggcaatttgaaatcACTGAAATGCCAGGATGCGACCCTGAGGCGCAttgtttttaaaggtatctgtggccAATAGATGCACATGTGTATTCtgagtcatgtaaaatccatagattagggcctaatgaatttatttcaattgactgatttcctcatatgaactgtaactcagcaaaatctttgaaattgttgcatgttgcgtttatattttggttcagaaTATTTTACCTAAGACAAGCACCCCATTAAAACCTACAGCACCAGacctaaatacactgctcaaaaaaataaagggaacacttaaacaacacaatgtaactccaagtcaatcacacttctgtgaaatcaaactgtccacttaggaagcaacactgattgacaataaatttcacatgctgttgtgcaaatggaatagacaaaaggtggaaattataggcaattagcaagacacccccaataaaggagtgattctgcaggtggtgaccacagaccacttctcagttcctatgcttcctggctgatgttttggtcacttttgaatgctggcggtgctttcactctagtggtagcatgagacggagtctacaacccacacaagtggctcaggtagtgcagctcatccaggatggcacatcaatgcgagctgtggcaagaaggtttgctgtgtctgtcagcgtagtgtccagagcatggaggcgctaccaggagacaggccagtacatcaggagacgtggaggaggccataggagggcaacaacccagcagcaggaccgctacctccgcctttgtgcaaggaggagcaggtggagcagtgccagagccctgcaaaatgacctccagcaggccacaaatgtgcatgtgtctgctcaaacggtcagaaacagactccatgagggtggtatgagggcccgacgtccacaggtgggggttgtgcttacagcccaacaccgtgcaggacgtttggcatttgccagagaacaccaagattggcaaattcgccactggcgccctgcgctcttcacagatgaaagcaggttcacactgagcacgtgagcacatgtgacagacgtgacagagtctggagacgccgtggagaacgttctgctgcctgcaacatcctccagcatgaccggtttggcggtgggtcagtcatggtgtggggtggcatttctttggggggccgcacagccctccatgtgctcgccagaggtagcctgactgccattaggtaccgggatgagatcctcagaccccttgtgagaccatatgctggtgcggttggcactgggttcctcctaatgcaagacaatgctagacctcatgtggctggagtgtgtcagcagttcctgcaagaggaaggcattgatgctatggactggcccgcccgttccccagacccgaatccaattgagcacatctgggacatcatgtctcgctccatccaccaacgccacgttgcaccacagactgtccaggagtttgcggatgctttagtccaggtctgggaggagatgcctcaggagaccatccgccacctcatcaggagcatgcccaggcgttgtagggaggtcatacaggcacgtggaggccacacacactactgagcctcattttgacttgttttaaggacattacatcaaagttggatcagcctgtagtgtggttttccactttaattttgagtgtgactccaaatccagacctccatgggttgataaatttgatttccattgataatttttgtgtgattttgttgtcagcacattcaactatgtaaagaaaaaagtatttaataagaatatttcattcattcagatctaggatgtgttattttagtgttccctttatttttttgagcagtgtactaagGCAACGATGGTTTTATGACCAATAATgtagaaaaaggcacatgacctggagtttgcaaaaaggcacgcgAAAGTCTGAGCATAATATAAAAgattatgtggtctgatgagagaaaaatgtaactatttggcctgaatgaaaagagctatgtctggagaaaaacttggcacagctcatcacccatctatcaccatccctaccatgaagcaCGGTTGTGACAGCATCGTGCTATGGAGAtgcttttcagaggcagggactgagagactggtaaggatagagggaacaatgaacgGAGCCAAATAGTGCAATCGACCTTAGACTGGGGAAGATGTATGTTCCAACAGGActagcatacagccaaagcaacgcaGGAAtgacttcagaacaagaatgtgaaagtcctggagtggcccagcttctgtctggccactctcccataaagcccagattgttGAAGTGCTGtcgagactgttgtccttctggcaggttctccaatctcagccaaggaactctgtagttttgtcagagtggtcattgggttgttggtcacctccctgaccaaggtccttcttgcccggttgctcagcTTGGTCAGATGGCTGAGTCTGGGTAGCTCCATATTTATTTCAATTTCcaaatgatggagaccactgtgctccgCTGTGCAGATGATAACCAAAGTAATAAATGctacaaagtccaccttcttcACATGCAACATGTCAGGATCCCTCTGTTGACAAGGAACATCATCTGGTGTCTCATCTACTCCTACTACCATTACTTCTTCAACTTCACTCCTTTCTTCCGCTCTTCTCAACCCCTCTGGATAAGAGACATTctggacagcccttattcttGACACCGCCGTCTCCTTCACCCCAACAGAACACTTCAGAAATTCGGGTGCATGTTCACCACAATTGCAGCGTTTAGACTTAGCTGGCATATACTGTAATTCTCCCCCATTTGGGCACAAAGGCTCTCACAGGGAATCTCATATAACCCAAATACATGCCAGCTGATTCAAACAGAACATCCGCTTCCTCCATTTTCCCCCCTGGCGCCATGTCTTCCTGCTCTCACcttgacatgcactatcaactgtgggaccttatatagacagatgtgtttcTTTCTacatcatgtccaaacaattgaattggacacatatcaaggatgatcataGGAAAttggatgcatctgagctcaatttggagtgtcacagcaaaggggtgtgaatacttacaattgaaatcggaagtttacatacaccttagccaaatacatttaaactcagtttttcacaattcctgacatttaatcttagtaaaaaccaacccgtcttaggtcagtgaggatcaccactttattttaagaatgtgaaatgtcagaataatagtagagaatgatttatttcagcttttatttctttcatcacattcccagtgggtcagaagtttacatacactcaattagtattcggtagcattgcctttaaattgtttaacttgggtcaaatgtgttGGGTAgtcttccaaaagcttcccataataagttgggtgaattttggcccattcctcctgacagagctggtgtaactgagtcaggtttgtgggccttgctcccacacgctttttcagttctgctcacacattttctataggattgaggtcagggctttgtgatggccactccaataccttgattttgttgcccttaagccattttgccacaactttggaagtatgcttggggtcattgcccatttggaagacccatttgcaaccaagccttaacttcctgacagatgtcttgagatgttgcttcaatatatccacataattttcctccctcatgaagccatctattttgtgaagtgcaccagtccctcctgcagcaaagcacccccacaacatgatgctgccacccccgtgcttcacggttgggatggtgttcttcggcttgcaagcatccccccttttccttcaaacataacaatggtcattatggccaaacagttgtatttttgtttcatcagaccagaggatatttctccaaaaagtataatctttgtccccatgtgcagttgcaaaccgtagtctggcttttttatggcggttttggagcagtggcttcttccttgctgagcagcctttcaggttatgtcgatataggactcattttactgtggatatagatacttttgtacctgtttcctccagcatcttcacaaggtcctttgctgttgttctgggattgatttgcccttttcgcaccaaagtacgttcatctctaggagacagaacgcgtctccttcctgagcggtatgacggctgtgtggtcccatggtgtttatacttgcgtactattgtttgtatagatgagcgtggtaccttcaggcgtttggaaattgctcccaaggatgaaccagacttgtggtctatcattttttttggctgatttcttttgattttcccatgatgtcaaccaaagaggcactgagtttgatggtaggccttgaaatacatccacaggtacacctccaatttactcaaattatgtcaattagcctaccagaagcttctaaatccatgacataattttctggaatttaccaagctgtttaaaggcacagtcaacttagtgtatgtaaacctttgacccactggaattatgacacagtgaattataagtgaaataatctgtgtgtaaacatttgttggaaaaagtagatgtcctaaccgacttgccaaaactatagtttgttaacaatacatttgtggagtggttgagaaacaagttttaatgattccaacctaagtgtatgtaaacttccaacttcaactgtatgtatttctgtatttcattttcaataaatttgctgaaactttttcattatggggtattgtgtgtagatggaagagaaaatacatatttaatctatttagaatccaggctgtaacacaacaaaatgtggaataagtcaagcagtatgaatactttctgaaggcactgatgCCCCATCCACTTCTACTGATTGTTAGCTAGTGGTGGCTGAAGTTTGTAATGGCTGTTGTGACAACCCTCCTACAATGTCTGCCGAAttctctctttgctcttgttttccttaataggatgtcggtgggcagagccgggagggtcgtcagcaaaatgggacacacctgggcccgggtgtgtcccgggataaatacacctcttccccattcattgaggaggctctctccatgcagacacattgTTGGGTTGGGGCACCTTTCAACACATCTATGCAcacaaccactcacttacactactggctACATACACCACTGTATATAGGTTACTTCagttattaaatatatttttgttattccatatttctgttctctccctttttgttacgggcttCGAGCCATTTCGTGACACTGTTTTAAAGAAAAACAAACCTTGGATTACAGTTTATCCTGGCCCAAAGACTACTTTAATGGTGCGGAACCATCTAACATCGAGTTGTAAAATCCTGACCTACCTCTGTTTTGTTTTAGTCTTTTTACTTTGTTGTTTTACACCAGCTTCAACATTTTTGAAAATACGATATTTTGGGTTAACAGCAGTTAAGATGGAGCAATGATTCAGTACACTTAACCATTTTTTTCAACGAGAACATTTCTACATAATTTTGCGCCTTTAATAGTCCACAATAAAAAGAAAGACGAGTGAATATCAAAAAGATACATGATTAAGTCACAATGCATACACAATGTGCTGTATTTCCCCACACATAAGCACATCTAACTAAGCATGATACATTGTGCGCAGTGGCGACTTtatcatgtaaatcttggtggggggaAAAatggatgcatgccagcaaagccacaacactaaacaatacatgaatcacaataacggtgacaaacagtgcccacaaactgttagggccaacGAGTCACAACcacagtcccaacaccttactacTGCTACacctatcagcagagccttgtctgacagagaaacagttaattcagccttatttactgcctttaaaaaaagcaTAGCTTatgtggctgacttgcttaaacaaatgtggtctactgacaattgagatgtacaaactgtgGCATAAGGGTAAAttagattaagacattaatgagcgtggacgtagtcaatataactatttgttcagcacttttgaaatgtacagcgacagaactcagaacatgggccattcttaaagtattctccctgtacaccaagtcaaccgtaggataaataaagggggcatataagtagacaatgaaagctcttacaatattccaTGACATTTCTCTTAAACaggctatatactgtattacatgtgcaccaccaagtcagacaGTAGGTAAAATGATGAAGGGAAAAGGCacaaaattattagggtgaggcacattggctactaacagcttactacacaacatacacttagtattactttcttagctacagtatatatatatatatatatgtccctggcatattacatcatttattcagcagcatacaagacatttttggactcaccttgtgttgtgctcacttgaacaggaaggtggtgcagcggccctttgtgggcaaattttgtcatcaaagtcttccattctctggatttagggtgctttcaagacaactgggaactcggaaaaggtcaaatcatgatgacgaatcatcagtgatcttcaggtcgcttgcaattccgagttggatgaccattcaaaacttaTTTGCCCAGTCTGAGCTCGTTTtattccgagttcccagttgtcttgagctcactgaagtcagagttcccgagtttccagttgttttgagcgtggcagaagtcatgctggattgacagtatGTCCAATGTttaaaaagagacccttaaactcagacttggaccacacacccactccactgaatggcaggctagtgattgctttgcaatgcttgcagttagccaccgattccttccaaaccactcattgttgaattttcaATTTCCAACTTCTGTAATGTTTGTCCAATGAGcactgatacattttatctataattgcTCTTCATATGActaggatttgccagtagattgtcgacttgattcatgatgatgactgctagcttgcaaAGATTTtggaagtatgatgttgacatcaaagctactgtagatatgtgatttgacatcattttatctatggccaacgaccttgagccttcttggatgggcacttctaatgtaactatgACACCACCCAAAGGCCTTGAATTTTCGAGTTCTACCCGCAGAGTTTGCGGTGACGTagggtccccatgagtgacagaacactgagccaatcacagtgtaactagagaacattaccaacccctacgctccgtattttccgctggctgccctaGCACCACAGAAAGCAATGAGCtaagctgaaacacctgcattttctTTAGTAAGCTGCCTTACTAAAGAAAAACTAAAGAGACCaagtttgtatgcagctttattaactcaattatttttatgaaattacattgtttgcaaactgatatgtgacacattaaTGCCAAaacaacatgcaaaacaggcaaaacTACTTTTTTGCTAAACAGCCCCATCTGATTGTGTGAAATGTGAAAATAAGTTCTGTTAGTAAAATGTTGAATAAATACAATATCATACGTAGGTGCTAAAAACATGGTTAATTCCATTGACCTGAAAAACACTATTAGAGTGAGATTGgataaacaacaaaaaaatacacacCTGGGTGTACACATTTTTGTGTACCAAAAATCAACATTCCTGCATTTTCCTGTGATGTTGTCCTTTCcaatgtatacagtgcatttaacCCCCATTCCCACAGAGCCAGACTCTAAACCCCTCCAGAATACACACATTACTCGATAACCTAATCCTCACCACGGTTGGACCTTCTTGTCCATCACAAACTGTCCCTGCGGCTCCCCAGCCCCCGCAGGAAGCAGGGCCAGGTAAACGGGGGTGATGGCGCCCTCGTCAGGTGACTTGGTGGCGTTGGGCCCAGCCATATCGGTCCTCACCCAGCCCGGGCAGCATGCATTCAGAAGGATCTGGTCAGCTGGTCTCTCATGCCTCAGCTTGCGGGCGTGGATCCTGGAGAGCACGGTGAGGCCTGTTTTGGACACCCCGTAGGCTGTGTCGGGCCAACCCCCCTGGGAGTGCGCCCCTGCCTGGGCCTCCTGGACAAACCTCTCCAtcagccccaccagctcctcctctgtgatgtcattgctGCGGAACCGGGCCTGGAGTTCAGGGCTGCAGCGGTTCAGGGCGATGGAGCTCATAACACTAGACACGTTCACCACCCTccctgaggacagacagacacaaacaactGTGTTGTTAGTAAAATAAACAGTTACGGTATCTACTGTCAATTGACACAGCAAAATAACCCCATGACTATGAGAGGGTGGGTAATGTGGTTGTGAGGTTCTGTGGCACAGGAAAAACACAGGGTCCTAGAATGTGTATGGTCACAGAACATCATTGTTCTGAAAGTGATGAAACACAATGATGTGTGGTCATAAAAAAGGTCCCTCTGTTCCAGGGGATAGGCTCTACAATCTATTGCTAAGCATCAGTGTTCTAGCTGTCAGTTGGCTTGTTCTAACAGTATTACCTCCTGGTTTGATGATGGGGAGAAACTCATTGCACATGTCTCTTGTGGCAAAGAAGTTCGTTTTGAGAGTCACCTCAGCTTGGGTTCCAAAGGGTGTAGTATCAGCATCTGTAAAATAAACATCAGTCGTCTCTCAGATCAAAGGGGCATCATATAGCATCATTATGGCCAATCATAGTAGCTATTTTAtttttccgttattttaccaggtaagttgactgagaacacgttctcatttacagcaacgacctggggaatagttacaggggagaggagggggatgaatgagccaattgtaaactggggattattaggtgaccgtgatggtttgagtgccagattgggaatttagccaggacaccggagttaacacccctactcttacgacaagtgccatgggatctttaatgacctcagggagtcaggacacccgtttaacgtcccatccgaaagacgacaccctacacagggcagtgtccccaatcactgccctggggcattgggatatgttttagaccagaggaaagagtgcctcctactggccctccaacaccacttccagcagcacctagtctcccatccagggactgcccaggaccaaccctgcttagcttcagaagcaagccagcagtgataTGCAggtgtaacagggttatattggtgattccccttgccactttattgttaagccaatgggtctttggttttagttttgtcttgccttcacctactcaacatggcatcttattggctggtttgcgtagcttgcttacgagggaggatgtttcagttagaatcgtcccagtgaacaagcaccaaaccagcggtaagttgttggttgcaaagcactgtacatCAAAAGTGATGATTTAAGTGTACAATTTATATAAAtgtgtttgtaaatgttattcgaacatcacacataagatgcagtgttttttggagaatattggttgtgcattttggttgtaaagaattcccgccagtactagctagcaacttact harbors:
- the cbr1 gene encoding carbonyl reductase [NADPH] 1 — its product is MPKVALVTGSNKGIGFAIVRSLCKQFNGDVFLSGRDAGRGTAAVESLNSEGLKPLFQQLDVNDPESVHAARDFFNEKYGGLDVLINNAGIAFKNADTTPFGTQAEVTLKTNFFATRDMCNEFLPIIKPGGRVVNVSSVMSSIALNRCSPELQARFRSNDITEEELVGLMERFVQEAQAGAHSQGGWPDTAYGVSKTGLTVLSRIHARKLRHERPADQILLNACCPGWVRTDMAGPNATKSPDEGAITPVYLALLPAGAGEPQGQFVMDKKVQPW